One window from the genome of Eucalyptus grandis isolate ANBG69807.140 chromosome 7, ASM1654582v1, whole genome shotgun sequence encodes:
- the LOC120295315 gene encoding probable LRR receptor-like serine/threonine-protein kinase At3g47570, with amino-acid sequence MLPIEGVFMNVSATFIVGNNKICGGILEFRLSKCVSRHSKSKGVVHKLKLLLSIIFGLIGVVLVLIFVYVCWLKKKRAQEPTSSSIAESWQNLSYGTLFKATNGFSSANLIGVGSFGSVYRGILQENGTNVAVKVLNLTHHGALKSFKAECEALNCIKHRNLLKIVTVCSGIDYNGNDFKALIYEFMVNGSLEEWLHPCPIPADADGPSKFLNLIQRIKITIDIAFALEYLHNQCHNTIVHCDLKPSNVLLDAEMVGHVGDFGLAKFILESTSYTNTNISSAGLRGTIGYAAPEYGMGSGVSIEGDVYSYGILLLEMFTGMNPTIEIFKENFNLHNFVEKALPKRVLEITDPILVQEVERNAGQSRKSTIQNCLLMIYKIGIACSVGVPRDRMSITDATAQLCSIRDRLYAAGL; translated from the exons ATGCTACCAATTGAAGGAGTCTTCATGAATGTGAGTGCCACTTTTATTGTTGGAAACAACAAGATCTGTGGAGGAATCCTAGAATTTCGGCTATCTAAATGCGTCTCCAGACACTCAAAGAGCAAAGGAGTAGTTCATAAATTGAAACTCTTGCTCTCTATTATTTTTGGGCTTATAGGGGTGGTTCTGGTTCTCATTTTTGTGTATGTATGTTggctaaagaagaagagagcacAAGAACCAACTTCAAGTTCAATAGCTGAAAGCTGGCAAAACTTATCTTATGGAACTCTTTTCAAAGCAACTAATGGTTTTTCTTCAGCTAATTTGATTGGTGTTGGTAGTTTTGGATCCGTTTACAGGGGAATACTGCAGGAGAATGGGACTAATGTTGCTGTGAAGGTGCTTAATTTAACGCACCATGGTGCTCTCAAGAGCTTCAAAGCCGAGTGTGAGGCCCTAAATTGTATCAAACACcgaaatcttttgaagatagTAACGGTATGCTCAGGTATTGATTATAACGGAAATGACTTTAAGGCTTTAATCTATGAGTTCATGGTCAATGGTAGCCTCGAAGAGTGGTTGCACCCATGTCCAATACCAGCTGATGCGGATGGGCCCTCAAAATTTTTGAATCTCATTCAAAGGATAAAGATTACCATCGACATTGCTTTTGCATTGGAATATCTTCATAACCAATGCCACAACACCATAGttcattgtgatctaaagccaAGCAATGTGCTTTTAGATGCAGAAATGGTTGGACATGTTGGTGACTTTGGATTGGCAAAGTTCATCCTTGAATCCACTTCTTACACGAACACAAATATAAGCTCAGCTGGTTTGAGAGGGACAATTGGTTATGCTGCTCCAG AATATGGAATGGGAAGTGGGGTTTCTATTGAAGGGGACGTCTATAGTTATGGCATCCTCTTGCTAGAGATGTTCACAGGAATGAATCCGACAATTGAgatattcaaagaaaatttcaacCTTCATAATTTTGTCGAGAAAGCTTTGCCTAAACGAGTCCTAGAGATTACCGATCCCATTCTAGTTCAAGAAGTAGAGAGAAATGCAGGCCAAAGCAGAAAGAGTACAATCCAAAATTGTTTGCTAATGATCTACAAAATTGGGATTGCCTGCTCAGTTGGAGTCCCAAGAGATCGAATGAGCATCACAGATGCAACAGCTCAACTATGTTCGATTAGGGACAGACTTTACGCAGCTGGCTTATGA
- the LOC104455905 gene encoding probable LRR receptor-like serine/threonine-protein kinase At3g47570, translated as MQLVGFSFANSQFRCFVFAIATASCFVRVSSSSNETDKSALLAFKDGITEDPFGVLSSWNNTVNLCQWYGVTCSRRHPNKVTTLALYSQKLSGSISPHIGNLSFLRVLWLYNNSFYHEIPPQIGRLHRLRNLSLANNSLMGEIPKNISGCLDLLHVRLSRNQLSGEVPPEIGSMAKLRFLYGSANNLRGSIPSSIGNLSSLEVVSLSKNYLIGSLPRALGQLTKLSILTFLQNRLSGTIPPSLFNLSSLEKFEVGYNQIHGSLPTTIGFGLPNLQYFSIASNQFVGSIPPWIPNNATKLTILQLSSNKFSGKVPSFESLHNVQWLNIQFNRLGSGGSGDLKFLCSLTNITSLLFLSVAGNRFGGLLSRCIGNFSIAIEQLFLGGNLITGEIPREISNFVNLEILTMEENSFSGAIPIDLGNLQNLVFLSLSYNNLSGVIPSSLQKMKRLIKLLLSNNQFHGPIPSHLDNCSLTWLNLSNNNLSGSIFPAVKTLISLDLSNNHLSGALPVEVGQIDHLDTLNISGNMFSGEIPSTLGDCNALVVLVMKDNHFQGSIPQSISSLRSIEELDLSNNNLSGEIPKFLAAFDFLKYLNLSYNNFEGTLPTEGVFKNASATFVAGNNKICGGIPEFQLPKCVSRHSKSKGVVHKLKLLLSIIFGLIGVLLVLIFVYVCWLKKKKAQEPTSSSIVESWQNLSYGTLLKATNGFSSANLIGIGSFGSVYKGILQENGTNVAVKVLNLMHHGALKSFKAECEALKCIKHRNLLKILTVCSGIDYNGNEFKALVFELMVNGSLKEWLHPCPIPADVDGPSKILNLIQRIKITIDIAFALEYLHNQCHNTIVHCDLKPSNVLLDAEMVGHVGDFGLAKFILESTSYTNTNISSAGLRGTIGYAAPEYGMGSGVSIEGDVYSYGILMLEMFTGISPTTEIFKENSNLHNFVKEALPKRVLEITDPILVQEVESSVGQSRKSTIQNCLLMIYKIGIACSLGVPRDRMSITDVTAQLRSIRDRLHATGL; from the exons ATGCAACTCGTCGGCTTTAGTTTTGCAAACTCACAATTTCGTTGTTTCGTTTTTGCAATTGCCACTGCATCGTGCTTTGTACGAGTCTCCTCATCATCAAATGAAACCGACAAATCCGCATTGCTTGCATTCAAGGATGGGATAACCGAGGACCCCTTTGGGGTGCTTAGCTCCTGGAATAATACCGTCAACCTTTGCCAATGGTATGGCGTCACATGCAGTCGCCGGCACCCCAACAAAGTCACCACGTTGGCCCTGTATTCCCAGAAACTCTCAGGGTCTATCTCCCCTCATATCGGGAACCTTAGCTTCTTAAGGGTATTGTGGCTCTATAATAATAGCTTTTACCATGAAATTCCTCCGCAAATCGGGCGGTTGCACCGGTTACGCAACTTGTCGCTAGCCAATAATTCTCTCATGGGTGAAATCCCCAAGAACATATCAGGTTGCCTCGACCTCCTCCATGTCAGATTGTCTAGAAACCAATTGAGTGGAGAAGTGCCTCCAGAAATAGGTTCTATGGCAAAGCTTCGCTTTCTTTATGGATCAGCAAATAATCTAAGAGGAAGTATCCCTTCTTCAATTGGCAACTTATCATCATTGGAGGTTGTTTCCCTTAGCAAGAATTACTTAATCGGGAGTCTTCCTCGAGCTCTAGGCCAACTGACCAAACTATCGATACTTACTTTTCTACAGAACAGGTTGTCTGGTACAATTCCACCTTCCCTCTTCAATTTATCTTCATTGGAAAAATTTGAGGTAGGATATAATCAGATACATGGAAGTCTTCCCACTACAATAGGCTTTGGTCTCCCAAACTTACAATATTTCAGCATCGCCTCAAACCAATTTGTTGGCTCAATCCCCCCGTGGATACCTAATAATGCTACAAAGCTAACGATACTTCAACTTTCAAGCAACAAATTCTCAGGGAAAGTACCATCTTTTGAAAGTTTGCATAACGTTCAATGGTTGAACATTCAATTTAATCGCCTCGGAAGTGGGGGATCTGGTGACTTGAAATTCCTTTGCTCATTAACTAATATCACTAGCTTACTTTTCTTAAGTGTTGCTGGTAATAGATTCGGTGGGCTATTGTCGAGATGCATTGGTAATTTCTCCATTGCTATCGAACAATTATTTTTGGGAGGAAATCTTATCACCGGTGAGATTCCTAGAGAAATCAGCAATTTTGTGAACTTGGAGATCTTGACAATGGAAGAGAACAGTTTTTCAGGTGCTATCCCAATTGATttgggaaatcttcaaaatctgGTATTTCTGAGTCTCTCCTATAACAATCTATCTGGGGTAATTCCATCCTCTTTGCAGAAGATGAAGCGATTGATTAAATTACTACTTTCCAATAATCAGTTTCATGGACCCATACCTTCACATCTAGATAATTGTAGTCTAACATGGCTCAATCTTTCTAACAACAATCTCAGTGGTTCCATATTCCCGGCAGTTAAAACTCTCATTTCTTTAGATTTGTCTAACAACCATTTGAGTGGGGCCCTTCCGGTGGAAGTGGGGCAAATTGACCATTTAGATACTTTGAACATCTCAGGCAATATGTTTAGTGGTGAAATTCCAAGCACTCTAGGCGATTGTAATGCATTGGTAGTATTAGTAATGAAGGATAACCACTTCCAAGGATCCATTCCTCAATCAATTAGCTCATTAAGAAGTATTGAGGAATTGGATCTTTCGAATAACAATCTCTCGGGTGAGATTCCGAAGTTCTTAGCGGCATTCGATTTCCTGAAATATCTGAATTTATCCTATAACAATTTTGAAGGCACATTACCAACCGAAGGAGTCTTCAAGAATGCGAGTGCCACTTTTGTTGCTGGAAACAACAAGATATGTGGAGGAATCCCGGAATTTCAGCTACCTAAATGCGTCTCCAGACACTCCAAGAGCAAAGGAGTAGTTCATAAATTGAAACTCTTGCTCTCTATTATTTTTGGGCTTATAGGGGTGCTTCTTGTTCTCATTTTTGTGTATGTAtgttggttgaagaagaagaaagcacaaGAACCAACTTCAAGTTCCATAGTTGAAAGCTGGCAAAACTTATCTTATGGAACTCTTCTCAAAGCAACTAATGGTTTTTCTTCAGCTAATTTGATTGGTATTGGTAGTTTTGGATCCGTTTACAAGGGAATACTCCAGGAGAATGGGACTAATGTTGCCGTGAAGGTGCTTAATTTAATGCACCATGGCGCTCTCAAGAGCTTCAAAGCTGAGTGTGAGGCCCTAAAGTGTATCAAACACcgaaatcttttgaagataCTAACAGTATGCTCAGGTATTGATTATAACGGAAATGAGTTTAAGGCTTTAGTCTTTGAGCTCATGGTCAATGGTAGCCTCAAAGAGTGGTTGCACCCATGTCCAATACCAGCTGATGTGGATGGGCCCtcaaaaattttgaatctcATCCAAAGGATAAAGATTACCATCGACATTGCTTTTGCATTGGAATATCTTCATAACCAATGCCACAACACCATAGttcattgtgatctaaagccaAGCAATGTGCTTTTAGATGCAGAGATGGTTGGACATGTTGGTGACTTTGGATTGGCAAAGTTCATCCTTGAATCCACTTCTTACACGAACACAAATATAAGCTCAGCTGGTTTGAGAGGAACAATTGGTTATGCTGCTCCAG AATATGGAATGGGAAGTGGGGTTTCCATTGAAGGGGATGTCTATAGTTATGGCATCCTCATGCTAGAGATGTTCACAGGAATTAGTCCGACAACTGAgatattcaaagaaaattcGAACCTTCATAACTTTGTCAAGGAAGCTTTGCCTAAACGAGTCCTAGAGATTACCGATCCCATTCTAGTTCAAGAAGTAGAGAGCAGTGTCGGCCAAAGCAGAAAGAGTACAATCCAAAATTGTCTGCTGATGATCTACAAAATTGGGATCGCCTGCTCACTTGGAGTCCCAAGAGATCGAATGAGCATCACAGATGTAACAGCTCAACTACGTTCGATTAGGGACAGACTTCACGCAACTGGCTTATGA